One Pseudonocardia sediminis DNA window includes the following coding sequences:
- a CDS encoding VOC family protein, with translation MTIQTTGYAHVRITVRDIARSREFYDSVFGFPVAVELPADADEATREQMWFLFGGVIYQIPGGALFGLRPMAPESDTFDENRVGLDHLSFSVGTVADLEAASAHLDSLSIKHEGVKDIGMGHLLEFRDPDGIALELFAPAQ, from the coding sequence ATGACTATTCAGACGACCGGCTACGCCCACGTCCGCATCACCGTCCGCGACATCGCCCGTTCCCGGGAGTTCTACGACTCCGTCTTCGGGTTCCCGGTCGCGGTCGAGCTGCCCGCCGATGCCGACGAGGCCACGCGCGAGCAGATGTGGTTCCTGTTCGGCGGCGTGATCTACCAGATCCCGGGCGGGGCGTTGTTCGGCCTACGCCCGATGGCGCCCGAGTCCGACACCTTCGACGAGAACCGCGTCGGGCTCGACCACCTCAGCTTCTCCGTGGGCACCGTGGCCGACCTCGAGGCCGCCTCCGCCCACCTCGACTCGTTGTCGATCAAGCACGAAGGCGTGAAGGACATCGGCATGGGCCACCTGCTGGAGTTCCGCGACCCCGACGGCATCGCCCTGGAGCTCTTCGCCCCGGCCCAGTAG
- a CDS encoding flavin-containing monooxygenase: MTEADEDRQLDALIVGAGLSGLYQLKTLRDLGLNVRVVEAAKGVGGTWYWNRYPGARCDVESLSYSYSFSPELEQEWTWTEKYPTQPEILRYVEHVADRFDLLRDISFETRVTSAVYDERSKRWTVTTGGGDVIDTQFLIMATGCLSVSKAPEVPGAERFQGPTYHTGHWPHEGVDFTGMRLGVIGTGSSGIQSIPILAEQAREMTVFQRTPNFSMPAGNRPLAAQEVADMKENYREWRAAQRASGFGVPVPAPTESAMDVSEHDRTAKYQAGWDQGNLVGVLTAYTDTLTSKEANDTAAGFVRDKIRSKVHDPEVAETLCPTSFPYGTKRPCLDTGYYETFNSDHVHLVDLRKTPLQEITESGIRTSEAEYEVDAIVFATGFDAMTGALTAVDIRGRGGVALKEKWGEGPRSYLGLAVAGFPNLFTITGPSSPSVLSNMIVSIEQHVEWVTDAIAYLREHGHTEIDATTEAEDGWVAHVEEVGNHTLYPTADSWYMGSNVPGKPRVFMAYIGGVGPYADRITEIADNGYEGFTLSS, from the coding sequence ATGACCGAGGCCGACGAAGACCGGCAGCTCGACGCCCTGATCGTCGGCGCCGGCCTGTCCGGGCTCTACCAGCTCAAGACGCTGCGCGATCTCGGCCTGAACGTCCGCGTCGTCGAGGCCGCGAAGGGCGTCGGCGGCACCTGGTACTGGAACCGCTACCCGGGCGCCCGCTGCGACGTCGAGAGCCTGTCGTACTCCTACTCCTTCTCCCCCGAGCTCGAGCAGGAGTGGACCTGGACCGAGAAGTACCCCACCCAGCCCGAGATCCTGCGCTACGTCGAGCACGTCGCCGACCGCTTCGACCTGCTGCGTGACATCTCCTTCGAGACCCGGGTGACCAGCGCCGTCTACGACGAGAGGTCCAAGCGCTGGACGGTGACCACCGGCGGCGGGGACGTGATCGACACCCAGTTCCTGATCATGGCGACGGGCTGCCTGTCGGTGTCCAAGGCACCGGAGGTCCCCGGGGCCGAGCGCTTCCAGGGCCCGACCTACCACACGGGGCACTGGCCGCACGAGGGCGTGGACTTCACCGGGATGCGCCTGGGCGTGATCGGCACCGGCTCGTCGGGGATCCAGTCGATCCCGATCCTGGCCGAGCAGGCCCGTGAGATGACGGTCTTCCAGCGCACCCCGAACTTCTCCATGCCGGCCGGCAACCGGCCGCTCGCGGCCCAGGAGGTCGCGGACATGAAGGAGAACTACCGGGAGTGGCGCGCGGCGCAGCGGGCGTCCGGCTTCGGTGTGCCGGTTCCGGCTCCCACCGAGTCCGCGATGGACGTCTCCGAGCACGACCGGACCGCGAAGTATCAGGCGGGCTGGGACCAGGGGAACCTCGTCGGCGTGCTGACGGCCTACACCGACACGCTGACCAGCAAGGAGGCCAACGACACCGCGGCCGGGTTCGTCCGGGACAAGATCCGGTCGAAGGTGCACGACCCCGAGGTCGCCGAGACGCTGTGCCCGACGAGCTTCCCGTACGGCACGAAGCGCCCCTGCCTGGACACCGGCTACTACGAGACGTTCAACTCCGACCACGTGCATCTGGTCGACCTGCGCAAGACGCCGCTGCAGGAGATCACCGAGTCCGGCATCCGGACCTCGGAGGCGGAGTACGAGGTGGACGCGATCGTGTTCGCCACCGGCTTCGACGCGATGACCGGCGCGCTCACCGCGGTCGACATCCGTGGCAGGGGCGGGGTGGCGCTGAAGGAGAAGTGGGGCGAGGGACCGCGCTCCTACCTGGGGCTGGCCGTGGCCGGGTTCCCGAACCTGTTCACGATCACCGGGCCGTCGAGCCCGTCGGTGCTCTCGAACATGATCGTTTCGATCGAGCAGCACGTCGAGTGGGTCACCGACGCCATCGCCTACCTGCGCGAGCACGGCCACACCGAGATCGACGCGACGACCGAGGCCGAGGACGGCTGGGTCGCCCACGTCGAGGAGGTCGGCAACCACACGCTCTACCCGACCGCGGACTCCTGGTACATGGGCTCCAACGTGCCGGGCAAGCCGCGCGTGTTCATGGCCTACATCGGCGGCGTCGGACCGTACGCGGACCGCATCACCGAGATCGCGGACAACGGCTACGAGGGCTTCACCCTGAGCTCCTGA
- a CDS encoding SCO6745 family protein: MDARESGKIARRLEPLHAMVYFAPEAEPRYVEAGLEPGRMSYFAGRAAPMGAVSASVVTATFYNFSAELVGASIPRAWTLADPATLVAARFEIVDAALRRLLGDDGVASPEVAEAAGLARSAAEAANPDGRPLAGGHIDLAWPDAPHLVLWHALSILREHRGDGHIALLVEAELSGLEALLTATATGTGFLPGFARASRGWSREQWDAGVAGLRERGLLDPDADLELTAAGEKLRDRIEDDTHRLGAAPWTALGAEGTARLGELGSGLVRTALTNGAFPAEGVFAPASGRTR; this comes from the coding sequence GTGGACGCACGCGAATCCGGGAAGATCGCCCGACGCCTCGAGCCCCTGCACGCGATGGTCTATTTCGCGCCGGAGGCCGAGCCGCGCTACGTCGAGGCCGGTCTCGAGCCCGGGCGGATGAGCTACTTCGCCGGGCGCGCCGCTCCGATGGGCGCGGTGTCGGCGTCGGTCGTCACGGCGACGTTCTACAACTTCTCCGCCGAGCTGGTCGGCGCGTCGATCCCGCGGGCCTGGACCCTCGCCGACCCGGCGACGCTCGTCGCGGCCCGCTTCGAGATCGTCGACGCGGCGCTGCGCCGCCTGCTCGGCGACGACGGCGTCGCCTCCCCGGAGGTCGCCGAGGCGGCCGGGCTCGCCCGCAGCGCGGCCGAGGCGGCGAACCCCGACGGCCGCCCGCTGGCCGGTGGGCACATCGACCTCGCGTGGCCGGACGCGCCGCACCTGGTGCTCTGGCACGCCCTGTCGATCCTGCGCGAGCACCGCGGCGACGGGCACATCGCACTGCTCGTCGAGGCGGAGCTGTCCGGGCTGGAGGCGCTGCTCACCGCGACCGCCACCGGTACCGGGTTCCTGCCCGGCTTCGCCCGCGCCAGCCGCGGGTGGTCGCGCGAGCAGTGGGACGCCGGCGTCGCCGGTCTGCGCGAGCGCGGGCTGCTCGACCCGGACGCCGACCTGGAGCTGACCGCCGCGGGCGAGAAGCTGCGCGACCGGATCGAGGACGACACGCACCGTCTCGGCGCCGCACCGTGGACGGCACTGGGTGCCGAGGGCACGGCCCGCCTCGGTGAGCTGGGATCGGGGCTGGTCCGGACCGCACTGACCAACGGCGCATTCCCGGCCGAGGGCGTCTTCGCGCCGGCGAGCGGACGCACGCGCTGA
- a CDS encoding putative quinol monooxygenase has product MDTTPGESGPNGAPRPGPERVGRYVRMTAQPGRGGELAQALLKVADGMADAPGCQAYIVNAAPDEPDAVWVTEVWADAASSDEALNRDLGEAGLGAVLELLAAAPEYIEVSPLGGPGLSPS; this is encoded by the coding sequence GTGGACACGACCCCCGGTGAGAGCGGACCCAACGGCGCGCCCCGGCCGGGCCCGGAACGGGTGGGCCGCTACGTGCGGATGACCGCCCAGCCCGGGCGCGGCGGCGAGCTGGCGCAGGCCCTGCTGAAGGTCGCCGACGGCATGGCCGACGCGCCGGGCTGCCAGGCCTACATCGTCAACGCGGCCCCGGACGAGCCGGACGCCGTCTGGGTCACCGAGGTCTGGGCCGACGCCGCGTCGTCGGACGAGGCGCTCAACCGCGACCTCGGCGAGGCCGGTCTCGGCGCGGTGCTCGAGCTGCTGGCCGCGGCACCGGAGTACATCGAGGTCAGCCCGCTCGGCGGCCCCGGCCTCAGCCCGAGCTGA
- a CDS encoding carboxylesterase/lipase family protein — protein sequence MTDSAAPVVRTTAGRVRGIRIDGPPGSEPVVRFRSVPYAAPPEGPLRFAAPAPAPAWDGVREAGGEPGPNAPQPVRAIAGGLDMTPVIGTGWRPGSDYLTADVWTPDPAAGGLPVMVFVHGGAFVAGEAAAPVYDGEAFARSGVVLVSVNYRLGAEGFLPLPGGETNVGLRDQLAALAWVRDNAAAFGGDPEQVTVFGESAGAMSVGVLLGSPLSAGLFRRAILQSGGAEMARGGPDRTTSFRDLLCGELGMTADADALRARPVADLVAAQGTVDVPGGRGDLREPDGSDPGFGIGVFMPVLGDDVLPRSPLDALRDGASAGIDVLAGSNSEEMNLYFAPTGLLEVLTEEQARAALGTVRPDAEALMDGAGDGTPGQRYARVLTELVFAGPTRRVLAAHTGRSFGYEFAWRSPACDGRLGACHALELPFVFGTLDRAAAPDGLPGEKPPAELSERMHRAWVRFATTGDPGWPARDDADPRIQRFDADADTVVAEPAPPVG from the coding sequence ATGACCGACTCGGCCGCACCCGTCGTCCGCACCACCGCGGGTCGGGTCCGCGGGATCCGCATCGACGGCCCGCCCGGCTCCGAGCCCGTGGTGCGCTTCCGGTCCGTCCCCTACGCCGCGCCACCCGAGGGTCCGCTGCGCTTCGCCGCGCCCGCCCCCGCACCGGCCTGGGACGGCGTCCGCGAGGCCGGCGGCGAACCCGGCCCGAACGCCCCGCAGCCGGTCCGGGCGATCGCCGGCGGGCTGGACATGACCCCGGTGATCGGCACCGGCTGGCGTCCGGGGTCGGACTACCTCACCGCCGACGTCTGGACCCCCGACCCGGCCGCGGGCGGGCTGCCGGTGATGGTGTTCGTCCACGGCGGCGCGTTCGTCGCCGGCGAGGCGGCCGCCCCGGTCTACGACGGCGAGGCGTTCGCCCGCTCCGGCGTCGTGCTGGTCTCGGTGAACTACCGCCTCGGCGCGGAGGGCTTCCTGCCGCTGCCCGGCGGGGAGACCAACGTCGGCCTGCGTGACCAGCTGGCGGCGCTGGCGTGGGTGCGCGACAACGCGGCCGCGTTCGGCGGCGACCCGGAGCAAGTCACGGTGTTCGGCGAGTCCGCGGGCGCGATGAGCGTCGGGGTACTGCTCGGCTCACCGCTCTCGGCGGGTCTGTTCCGCCGGGCGATCCTGCAGTCCGGCGGCGCGGAGATGGCCCGCGGTGGCCCCGACCGGACGACGTCGTTCCGCGACCTGCTGTGCGGCGAGCTGGGCATGACGGCCGACGCCGACGCGCTGCGGGCCCGTCCGGTCGCCGACCTGGTCGCGGCCCAGGGCACCGTGGACGTACCGGGCGGTCGTGGTGACCTGCGCGAACCCGACGGCAGCGACCCCGGGTTCGGGATCGGCGTGTTCATGCCGGTGCTCGGCGACGACGTCCTCCCCCGTTCGCCCCTGGACGCGCTGCGCGACGGCGCGTCGGCCGGCATCGACGTCCTCGCCGGGTCGAACTCCGAGGAGATGAACCTCTACTTCGCACCGACCGGGCTGCTCGAGGTGCTGACCGAGGAGCAGGCGCGCGCCGCGCTCGGGACGGTCCGCCCGGACGCCGAGGCCCTGATGGACGGCGCCGGTGACGGCACACCCGGGCAGCGCTACGCCCGGGTGCTCACCGAGCTGGTGTTCGCCGGTCCGACCCGGCGCGTGCTGGCGGCGCACACCGGCCGGTCGTTCGGCTACGAGTTCGCGTGGCGCTCGCCCGCGTGCGACGGCCGTCTCGGCGCCTGTCACGCCCTGGAGCTGCCGTTCGTGTTCGGCACCCTGGACCGCGCCGCCGCCCCCGACGGGCTGCCCGGTGAGAAGCCGCCCGCCGAGCTGTCGGAGCGGATGCACCGCGCCTGGGTCCGCTTCGCCACCACCGGCGACCCCGGCTGGCCGGCCCGCGACGACGCCGACCCGCGCATCCAGCGGTTCGACGCCGATGCCGACACCGTCGTCGCCGAACCCGCCCCGCCCGTGGGCTGA